One genomic segment of Jaculus jaculus isolate mJacJac1 chromosome 2, mJacJac1.mat.Y.cur, whole genome shotgun sequence includes these proteins:
- the Ska1 gene encoding spindle and kinetochore-associated protein 1: protein MASDLEQLCSHVNEKIGNIKKTLSLRNLGQEPALRNILSKIGAEIIIVNELLNEFELEIQYQEQTNASLKELCDSLEEDFKDVEHLKDNIPSHLPQVAATQSLVNESERNLQEPVKVEEPVPAKKPSKEQRIIKEMPFITTDEFNGVPAYMKSRLTYCQINDVIKEINKAVASKYKIMHQPKASMNSVNRNLYHRFINEETKDTKGHYFIVEADIKEFTTLKPDKRFHVILNILRHCRRLSEARGGGLTRYVIT, encoded by the exons atggcttcaGATCTGGAACAATTATGTTCTCATGTTAATGAAAAGATTGGCAACATTAAGAAAACTCTGTCATTAAGAAATCTTG GCCAGGAACCTGCCTTGAGGaatatattaagtaaaatagGAGCTGAAATCATTATAGTAAATGAACTTCTAAATGAATTTGAATTGGAAATCCAGTATCAAGAACAAACCAACGCTTCATTGAAG gaGCTCTGTGACTCTCTTGAAGAAGATTTCAAAGATGTGGAACATCTCAAAGACAACATTCCTTCCCATTTGCCTCAAGTAGCAGCAACCCAGAGctt GGTTAATGAATCAGAACGTAACCTTCAAGAACCAGTCAAAGTTGAAGAACCTGTACCAGCAAAGAAACcctcaaaagaacaaagaatTATTAAAGAAATGCCATTTATAACTACTGATGAGTTCAATGGTGTGCCAGC ATACATGAAATCTCGTTTAACCTATTGTCAAATTAATGATGTTATTAAAGAAATCAACAAGGCAGTAGCTAGTAAATACAAGATCATGCATCAACCAAAAGcatctatgaattctgtgaataGAAATCTGTACCACAGGTTtattaatgaagaaacaaaggacaCTAAAG GTCATTATTTCATAGTGGAAGCTGACATAAAGGAGTTCACGACTTTGAAACCTGACAAGAGATTTCATGTCATCCTGAATATTTTGCGACATTGCCGGAGGTTGTCAGAGGCCCGAGGGGGAGGACTTACCCGCTATGTCATAACTTGA